From Diceros bicornis minor isolate mBicDic1 chromosome 21, mDicBic1.mat.cur, whole genome shotgun sequence, the proteins below share one genomic window:
- the PUF60 gene encoding poly(U)-binding-splicing factor PUF60 isoform X5, with protein MATATIALQVNGQQGGGSEPAAAAVVAAGDKWKPPQGTDSIKMENGQSTAAKLGLPPLTPEQQEALQKAKKYAMEQSIKSVLVKQTIAHQQQQLTNLQMAAVTMGFGDPLSPLQSMAAQRQRALAIMCRVYVGSIYYELGEDTIRQAFAPFGPIKSIDMSWDSVTMKHKGFAFVEYEVPEAAQLALEQMNSVMLGGRNIKVGRPSNIGQAQPIIDQLAEEARAFNRIYVASVHQDLSDDDIKSVFEAFGKIKSCTLARDPTTGKHKGYGFIEYEKAQSSQDAVSSMNLFDLGGQYLRVGKAVTPPMPLLTPATPGGLPPAAAVAAAAATAKITAQEAVAGAAVLGTLATPGLVSPALTLAQPLGALPQAVMAAQAPGVITGVTPARPPIPVTIPSVGVVNPILASPPTLGLLEPKKEKEEEELFPESERPEMLSEQEHMSISGSSARHMVMQKLLRKQESTVMVLRNMVDPKDIDDDLEGEVTEECGKFGAVNRVIIYQEKQGEEEDAEIIVKIFVEFSMASETHKAIQALNGRWFAGRKVVAEVYDQERFDNSDLSA; from the exons ATGGCGACGGCGACCATAGCTCTC CAGGTCAATGGCCAGCAAGGAGGGGGGTCCGAGCCGGCAGCGGCGGCAGTGGTGGCAGCGGGAGACAAATGGAAACCTCCACAG GGAACAGACTCCATCAAGATGGAGAACGGGCAGAGCACAGCCGCAAAGCTGGGGCTGCCTCCCCTGACGCCTGAGCAGCAAGAGGCCCTCCAGAAG GCCAAGAAGTACGCCATGGAGCAGAGCATCAAGAGTGTGCTGGTGAAGCAGACCATCgcgcaccagcagcagcagctcacCAACCTGCAG atggcagcagtgacaaTGGGCTTTGGAGATCCTCTCTCACCTTTGCAATCG ATGGCAGCTCAGCGGCAGCGGGCGCTGGCCATCATGTGCCGGGTCTACGTGGGCTCCATCTACTATGAGCTGGGAGAGGACACCATTCGCCAGGCCTTTGCCCCCTTTGGACCCATCAAGAGCATTGACATGTCCTGGGACTCCGTCACCATGAAGCACAAG GGCTTTGCCTTTGTGGAGTATGAGGTCCCAGAAGCTGCGCAGCTGGCCTTGGAGCAGATGAATTCAGTGATGCTGGGAGGCAGGAACATCAAG GTGGGCAGACCCAGCAACATAGGGCAGGCCCAGCCCATCATAGACCAGCTGGCTGAGGAGGCACGAGCCTTCAACCGCATCTACGTGGCTTCCGTGCACCAGGACCTCTCGGACGATGACATCAAGAGCGTGTTTGAGGCCTTTGGCAAGATCAAATCTTGCACGCTGGCCCGGGACCCCACAACTGGCAAGCACAAGGGCTATGGCTTCATTG AATATGAGAAGGCCCAGTCGTCCCAGGATGCCGTATCTTCCATGAACCTCTTTGACCTGGGTGGCCAGTACTTGCGGGTGGGCAAGGCTGTCACACCCCCCATGCCCCTGCTTACACCTGCCACACCTGGAGGCCTCccacctgctgctgctgtggcTGCAGCTGCAGCTACAGCCAAGATTACGGCTCAG GAAGCAGTAGCTGGAGCAGCGGTGCTGGGTACCCTGGCCACACCTGGACTGGTGTCTCCCGCACTGACTCTAGCCCAGCCCCTGGGGGCTTTACCCCAGGCTGTCATGGCTGCCCAGGCCCCGGGAGTCATCACAG GTGTGACCCCAGCCCGGCCTCCCATTCCGGTCACCATCCCCTCTGTGGGAGTGGTGAACCCCATCCTGGCCAGCCCTCCGACGCTGGGTCTCCTGGAGcccaagaaggagaaggaggaggaagagctgtTTCCCGAGTCGGAGCGGCCAGAGATGCTGAGCGAGCAGGAGCACATGAGCATCTCGGGCAGCAGCGCCCGCCACATGGTGATGCAGAAGCTGCTCCGCAAGCAGGAG tccaCAGTGATGGTTCTGCGCAACATGGTGGACCCCAAAGACATCGATGACGACCTGGAGGGAGAAGTGACTGAGGAGTGTGGCAAGTTTGGTGCTGTCAACCGTGTCATCATCTACCAGGAGAAGCAGGGCGAGGAGGAGGATGCAGAGATCATTGTCAAGATTTTTGTGGAGTTTTCCATGGCCTCTGAGACTCACAAGGCCATCCAGGCCCTCAATGGGCGCTGGTTCGCTGGTCGCAAGGTGGTGGCTGAAGTGTATGACCAGGAGCGTTTTGATAACAGTGACCTTTCCGCGTGA
- the PUF60 gene encoding poly(U)-binding-splicing factor PUF60 isoform X3 — translation MATATIALGTDSIKMENGQSTAAKLGLPPLTPEQQEALQKAKKYAMEQSIKSVLVKQTIAHQQQQLTNLQMAAVTMGFGDPLSPLQSMAAQRQRALAIMCRVYVGSIYYELGEDTIRQAFAPFGPIKSIDMSWDSVTMKHKGFAFVEYEVPEAAQLALEQMNSVMLGGRNIKVGRPSNIGQAQPIIDQLAEEARAFNRIYVASVHQDLSDDDIKSVFEAFGKIKSCTLARDPTTGKHKGYGFIEYEKAQSSQDAVSSMNLFDLGGQYLRVGKAVTPPMPLLTPATPGGLPPAAAVAAAAATAKITAQEAVAGAAVLGTLATPGLVSPALTLAQPLGALPQAVMAAQAPGVITGVTPARPPIPVTIPSVGVVNPILASPPTLGLLEPKKEKEEEELFPESERPEMLSEQEHMSISGSSARHMVMQKLLRKQESTVMVLRNMVDPKDIDDDLEGEVTEECGKFGAVNRVIIYQEKQGEEEDAEIIVKIFVEFSMASETHKAIQALNGRWFAGRKVVAEVYDQERFDNSDLSA, via the exons ATGGCGACGGCGACCATAGCTCTC GGAACAGACTCCATCAAGATGGAGAACGGGCAGAGCACAGCCGCAAAGCTGGGGCTGCCTCCCCTGACGCCTGAGCAGCAAGAGGCCCTCCAGAAG GCCAAGAAGTACGCCATGGAGCAGAGCATCAAGAGTGTGCTGGTGAAGCAGACCATCgcgcaccagcagcagcagctcacCAACCTGCAG atggcagcagtgacaaTGGGCTTTGGAGATCCTCTCTCACCTTTGCAATCG ATGGCAGCTCAGCGGCAGCGGGCGCTGGCCATCATGTGCCGGGTCTACGTGGGCTCCATCTACTATGAGCTGGGAGAGGACACCATTCGCCAGGCCTTTGCCCCCTTTGGACCCATCAAGAGCATTGACATGTCCTGGGACTCCGTCACCATGAAGCACAAG GGCTTTGCCTTTGTGGAGTATGAGGTCCCAGAAGCTGCGCAGCTGGCCTTGGAGCAGATGAATTCAGTGATGCTGGGAGGCAGGAACATCAAG GTGGGCAGACCCAGCAACATAGGGCAGGCCCAGCCCATCATAGACCAGCTGGCTGAGGAGGCACGAGCCTTCAACCGCATCTACGTGGCTTCCGTGCACCAGGACCTCTCGGACGATGACATCAAGAGCGTGTTTGAGGCCTTTGGCAAGATCAAATCTTGCACGCTGGCCCGGGACCCCACAACTGGCAAGCACAAGGGCTATGGCTTCATTG AATATGAGAAGGCCCAGTCGTCCCAGGATGCCGTATCTTCCATGAACCTCTTTGACCTGGGTGGCCAGTACTTGCGGGTGGGCAAGGCTGTCACACCCCCCATGCCCCTGCTTACACCTGCCACACCTGGAGGCCTCccacctgctgctgctgtggcTGCAGCTGCAGCTACAGCCAAGATTACGGCTCAG GAAGCAGTAGCTGGAGCAGCGGTGCTGGGTACCCTGGCCACACCTGGACTGGTGTCTCCCGCACTGACTCTAGCCCAGCCCCTGGGGGCTTTACCCCAGGCTGTCATGGCTGCCCAGGCCCCGGGAGTCATCACAG GTGTGACCCCAGCCCGGCCTCCCATTCCGGTCACCATCCCCTCTGTGGGAGTGGTGAACCCCATCCTGGCCAGCCCTCCGACGCTGGGTCTCCTGGAGcccaagaaggagaaggaggaggaagagctgtTTCCCGAGTCGGAGCGGCCAGAGATGCTGAGCGAGCAGGAGCACATGAGCATCTCGGGCAGCAGCGCCCGCCACATGGTGATGCAGAAGCTGCTCCGCAAGCAGGAG tccaCAGTGATGGTTCTGCGCAACATGGTGGACCCCAAAGACATCGATGACGACCTGGAGGGAGAAGTGACTGAGGAGTGTGGCAAGTTTGGTGCTGTCAACCGTGTCATCATCTACCAGGAGAAGCAGGGCGAGGAGGAGGATGCAGAGATCATTGTCAAGATTTTTGTGGAGTTTTCCATGGCCTCTGAGACTCACAAGGCCATCCAGGCCCTCAATGGGCGCTGGTTCGCTGGTCGCAAGGTGGTGGCTGAAGTGTATGACCAGGAGCGTTTTGATAACAGTGACCTTTCCGCGTGA
- the PUF60 gene encoding poly(U)-binding-splicing factor PUF60 isoform X1: MATATIALVNGQQGGGSEPAAAAVVAAGDKWKPPQGTDSIKMENGQSTAAKLGLPPLTPEQQEALQKAKKYAMEQSIKSVLVKQTIAHQQQQLTNLQMAAVTMGFGDPLSPLQSMAAQRQRALAIMCRVYVGSIYYELGEDTIRQAFAPFGPIKSIDMSWDSVTMKHKGFAFVEYEVPEAAQLALEQMNSVMLGGRNIKVGRPSNIGQAQPIIDQLAEEARAFNRIYVASVHQDLSDDDIKSVFEAFGKIKSCTLARDPTTGKHKGYGFIEYEKAQSSQDAVSSMNLFDLGGQYLRVGKAVTPPMPLLTPATPGGLPPAAAVAAAAATAKITAQEAVAGAAVLGTLATPGLVSPALTLAQPLGALPQAVMAAQAPGVITGVTPARPPIPVTIPSVGVVNPILASPPTLGLLEPKKEKEEEELFPESERPEMLSEQEHMSISGSSARHMVMQKLLRKQESTVMVLRNMVDPKDIDDDLEGEVTEECGKFGAVNRVIIYQEKQGEEEDAEIIVKIFVEFSMASETHKAIQALNGRWFAGRKVVAEVYDQERFDNSDLSA, from the exons ATGGCGACGGCGACCATAGCTCTC GTCAATGGCCAGCAAGGAGGGGGGTCCGAGCCGGCAGCGGCGGCAGTGGTGGCAGCGGGAGACAAATGGAAACCTCCACAG GGAACAGACTCCATCAAGATGGAGAACGGGCAGAGCACAGCCGCAAAGCTGGGGCTGCCTCCCCTGACGCCTGAGCAGCAAGAGGCCCTCCAGAAG GCCAAGAAGTACGCCATGGAGCAGAGCATCAAGAGTGTGCTGGTGAAGCAGACCATCgcgcaccagcagcagcagctcacCAACCTGCAG atggcagcagtgacaaTGGGCTTTGGAGATCCTCTCTCACCTTTGCAATCG ATGGCAGCTCAGCGGCAGCGGGCGCTGGCCATCATGTGCCGGGTCTACGTGGGCTCCATCTACTATGAGCTGGGAGAGGACACCATTCGCCAGGCCTTTGCCCCCTTTGGACCCATCAAGAGCATTGACATGTCCTGGGACTCCGTCACCATGAAGCACAAG GGCTTTGCCTTTGTGGAGTATGAGGTCCCAGAAGCTGCGCAGCTGGCCTTGGAGCAGATGAATTCAGTGATGCTGGGAGGCAGGAACATCAAG GTGGGCAGACCCAGCAACATAGGGCAGGCCCAGCCCATCATAGACCAGCTGGCTGAGGAGGCACGAGCCTTCAACCGCATCTACGTGGCTTCCGTGCACCAGGACCTCTCGGACGATGACATCAAGAGCGTGTTTGAGGCCTTTGGCAAGATCAAATCTTGCACGCTGGCCCGGGACCCCACAACTGGCAAGCACAAGGGCTATGGCTTCATTG AATATGAGAAGGCCCAGTCGTCCCAGGATGCCGTATCTTCCATGAACCTCTTTGACCTGGGTGGCCAGTACTTGCGGGTGGGCAAGGCTGTCACACCCCCCATGCCCCTGCTTACACCTGCCACACCTGGAGGCCTCccacctgctgctgctgtggcTGCAGCTGCAGCTACAGCCAAGATTACGGCTCAG GAAGCAGTAGCTGGAGCAGCGGTGCTGGGTACCCTGGCCACACCTGGACTGGTGTCTCCCGCACTGACTCTAGCCCAGCCCCTGGGGGCTTTACCCCAGGCTGTCATGGCTGCCCAGGCCCCGGGAGTCATCACAG GTGTGACCCCAGCCCGGCCTCCCATTCCGGTCACCATCCCCTCTGTGGGAGTGGTGAACCCCATCCTGGCCAGCCCTCCGACGCTGGGTCTCCTGGAGcccaagaaggagaaggaggaggaagagctgtTTCCCGAGTCGGAGCGGCCAGAGATGCTGAGCGAGCAGGAGCACATGAGCATCTCGGGCAGCAGCGCCCGCCACATGGTGATGCAGAAGCTGCTCCGCAAGCAGGAG tccaCAGTGATGGTTCTGCGCAACATGGTGGACCCCAAAGACATCGATGACGACCTGGAGGGAGAAGTGACTGAGGAGTGTGGCAAGTTTGGTGCTGTCAACCGTGTCATCATCTACCAGGAGAAGCAGGGCGAGGAGGAGGATGCAGAGATCATTGTCAAGATTTTTGTGGAGTTTTCCATGGCCTCTGAGACTCACAAGGCCATCCAGGCCCTCAATGGGCGCTGGTTCGCTGGTCGCAAGGTGGTGGCTGAAGTGTATGACCAGGAGCGTTTTGATAACAGTGACCTTTCCGCGTGA
- the PUF60 gene encoding poly(U)-binding-splicing factor PUF60 isoform X6, which produces MATATIALQVNGQQGGGSEPAAAAVVAAGDKWKPPQGTDSIKMENGQSTAAKLGLPPLTPEQQEALQKAKKYAMEQSIKSVLVKQTIAHQQQQLTNLQMAAQRQRALAIMCRVYVGSIYYELGEDTIRQAFAPFGPIKSIDMSWDSVTMKHKGFAFVEYEVPEAAQLALEQMNSVMLGGRNIKVGRPSNIGQAQPIIDQLAEEARAFNRIYVASVHQDLSDDDIKSVFEAFGKIKSCTLARDPTTGKHKGYGFIEYEKAQSSQDAVSSMNLFDLGGQYLRVGKAVTPPMPLLTPATPGGLPPAAAVAAAAATAKITAQEAVAGAAVLGTLATPGLVSPALTLAQPLGALPQAVMAAQAPGVITGVTPARPPIPVTIPSVGVVNPILASPPTLGLLEPKKEKEEEELFPESERPEMLSEQEHMSISGSSARHMVMQKLLRKQESTVMVLRNMVDPKDIDDDLEGEVTEECGKFGAVNRVIIYQEKQGEEEDAEIIVKIFVEFSMASETHKAIQALNGRWFAGRKVVAEVYDQERFDNSDLSA; this is translated from the exons ATGGCGACGGCGACCATAGCTCTC CAGGTCAATGGCCAGCAAGGAGGGGGGTCCGAGCCGGCAGCGGCGGCAGTGGTGGCAGCGGGAGACAAATGGAAACCTCCACAG GGAACAGACTCCATCAAGATGGAGAACGGGCAGAGCACAGCCGCAAAGCTGGGGCTGCCTCCCCTGACGCCTGAGCAGCAAGAGGCCCTCCAGAAG GCCAAGAAGTACGCCATGGAGCAGAGCATCAAGAGTGTGCTGGTGAAGCAGACCATCgcgcaccagcagcagcagctcacCAACCTGCAG ATGGCAGCTCAGCGGCAGCGGGCGCTGGCCATCATGTGCCGGGTCTACGTGGGCTCCATCTACTATGAGCTGGGAGAGGACACCATTCGCCAGGCCTTTGCCCCCTTTGGACCCATCAAGAGCATTGACATGTCCTGGGACTCCGTCACCATGAAGCACAAG GGCTTTGCCTTTGTGGAGTATGAGGTCCCAGAAGCTGCGCAGCTGGCCTTGGAGCAGATGAATTCAGTGATGCTGGGAGGCAGGAACATCAAG GTGGGCAGACCCAGCAACATAGGGCAGGCCCAGCCCATCATAGACCAGCTGGCTGAGGAGGCACGAGCCTTCAACCGCATCTACGTGGCTTCCGTGCACCAGGACCTCTCGGACGATGACATCAAGAGCGTGTTTGAGGCCTTTGGCAAGATCAAATCTTGCACGCTGGCCCGGGACCCCACAACTGGCAAGCACAAGGGCTATGGCTTCATTG AATATGAGAAGGCCCAGTCGTCCCAGGATGCCGTATCTTCCATGAACCTCTTTGACCTGGGTGGCCAGTACTTGCGGGTGGGCAAGGCTGTCACACCCCCCATGCCCCTGCTTACACCTGCCACACCTGGAGGCCTCccacctgctgctgctgtggcTGCAGCTGCAGCTACAGCCAAGATTACGGCTCAG GAAGCAGTAGCTGGAGCAGCGGTGCTGGGTACCCTGGCCACACCTGGACTGGTGTCTCCCGCACTGACTCTAGCCCAGCCCCTGGGGGCTTTACCCCAGGCTGTCATGGCTGCCCAGGCCCCGGGAGTCATCACAG GTGTGACCCCAGCCCGGCCTCCCATTCCGGTCACCATCCCCTCTGTGGGAGTGGTGAACCCCATCCTGGCCAGCCCTCCGACGCTGGGTCTCCTGGAGcccaagaaggagaaggaggaggaagagctgtTTCCCGAGTCGGAGCGGCCAGAGATGCTGAGCGAGCAGGAGCACATGAGCATCTCGGGCAGCAGCGCCCGCCACATGGTGATGCAGAAGCTGCTCCGCAAGCAGGAG tccaCAGTGATGGTTCTGCGCAACATGGTGGACCCCAAAGACATCGATGACGACCTGGAGGGAGAAGTGACTGAGGAGTGTGGCAAGTTTGGTGCTGTCAACCGTGTCATCATCTACCAGGAGAAGCAGGGCGAGGAGGAGGATGCAGAGATCATTGTCAAGATTTTTGTGGAGTTTTCCATGGCCTCTGAGACTCACAAGGCCATCCAGGCCCTCAATGGGCGCTGGTTCGCTGGTCGCAAGGTGGTGGCTGAAGTGTATGACCAGGAGCGTTTTGATAACAGTGACCTTTCCGCGTGA
- the PUF60 gene encoding poly(U)-binding-splicing factor PUF60 isoform X4 produces the protein MATATIALGTDSIKMENGQSTAAKLGLPPLTPEQQEALQKAKKYAMEQSIKSVLVKQTIAHQQQQLTNLQMAAQRQRALAIMCRVYVGSIYYELGEDTIRQAFAPFGPIKSIDMSWDSVTMKHKGFAFVEYEVPEAAQLALEQMNSVMLGGRNIKVGRPSNIGQAQPIIDQLAEEARAFNRIYVASVHQDLSDDDIKSVFEAFGKIKSCTLARDPTTGKHKGYGFIEYEKAQSSQDAVSSMNLFDLGGQYLRVGKAVTPPMPLLTPATPGGLPPAAAVAAAAATAKITAQEAVAGAAVLGTLATPGLVSPALTLAQPLGALPQAVMAAQAPGVITGVTPARPPIPVTIPSVGVVNPILASPPTLGLLEPKKEKEEEELFPESERPEMLSEQEHMSISGSSARHMVMQKLLRKQESTVMVLRNMVDPKDIDDDLEGEVTEECGKFGAVNRVIIYQEKQGEEEDAEIIVKIFVEFSMASETHKAIQALNGRWFAGRKVVAEVYDQERFDNSDLSA, from the exons ATGGCGACGGCGACCATAGCTCTC GGAACAGACTCCATCAAGATGGAGAACGGGCAGAGCACAGCCGCAAAGCTGGGGCTGCCTCCCCTGACGCCTGAGCAGCAAGAGGCCCTCCAGAAG GCCAAGAAGTACGCCATGGAGCAGAGCATCAAGAGTGTGCTGGTGAAGCAGACCATCgcgcaccagcagcagcagctcacCAACCTGCAG ATGGCAGCTCAGCGGCAGCGGGCGCTGGCCATCATGTGCCGGGTCTACGTGGGCTCCATCTACTATGAGCTGGGAGAGGACACCATTCGCCAGGCCTTTGCCCCCTTTGGACCCATCAAGAGCATTGACATGTCCTGGGACTCCGTCACCATGAAGCACAAG GGCTTTGCCTTTGTGGAGTATGAGGTCCCAGAAGCTGCGCAGCTGGCCTTGGAGCAGATGAATTCAGTGATGCTGGGAGGCAGGAACATCAAG GTGGGCAGACCCAGCAACATAGGGCAGGCCCAGCCCATCATAGACCAGCTGGCTGAGGAGGCACGAGCCTTCAACCGCATCTACGTGGCTTCCGTGCACCAGGACCTCTCGGACGATGACATCAAGAGCGTGTTTGAGGCCTTTGGCAAGATCAAATCTTGCACGCTGGCCCGGGACCCCACAACTGGCAAGCACAAGGGCTATGGCTTCATTG AATATGAGAAGGCCCAGTCGTCCCAGGATGCCGTATCTTCCATGAACCTCTTTGACCTGGGTGGCCAGTACTTGCGGGTGGGCAAGGCTGTCACACCCCCCATGCCCCTGCTTACACCTGCCACACCTGGAGGCCTCccacctgctgctgctgtggcTGCAGCTGCAGCTACAGCCAAGATTACGGCTCAG GAAGCAGTAGCTGGAGCAGCGGTGCTGGGTACCCTGGCCACACCTGGACTGGTGTCTCCCGCACTGACTCTAGCCCAGCCCCTGGGGGCTTTACCCCAGGCTGTCATGGCTGCCCAGGCCCCGGGAGTCATCACAG GTGTGACCCCAGCCCGGCCTCCCATTCCGGTCACCATCCCCTCTGTGGGAGTGGTGAACCCCATCCTGGCCAGCCCTCCGACGCTGGGTCTCCTGGAGcccaagaaggagaaggaggaggaagagctgtTTCCCGAGTCGGAGCGGCCAGAGATGCTGAGCGAGCAGGAGCACATGAGCATCTCGGGCAGCAGCGCCCGCCACATGGTGATGCAGAAGCTGCTCCGCAAGCAGGAG tccaCAGTGATGGTTCTGCGCAACATGGTGGACCCCAAAGACATCGATGACGACCTGGAGGGAGAAGTGACTGAGGAGTGTGGCAAGTTTGGTGCTGTCAACCGTGTCATCATCTACCAGGAGAAGCAGGGCGAGGAGGAGGATGCAGAGATCATTGTCAAGATTTTTGTGGAGTTTTCCATGGCCTCTGAGACTCACAAGGCCATCCAGGCCCTCAATGGGCGCTGGTTCGCTGGTCGCAAGGTGGTGGCTGAAGTGTATGACCAGGAGCGTTTTGATAACAGTGACCTTTCCGCGTGA
- the PUF60 gene encoding poly(U)-binding-splicing factor PUF60 isoform X2, producing the protein MATATIALVNGQQGGGSEPAAAAVVAAGDKWKPPQGTDSIKMENGQSTAAKLGLPPLTPEQQEALQKAKKYAMEQSIKSVLVKQTIAHQQQQLTNLQMAAQRQRALAIMCRVYVGSIYYELGEDTIRQAFAPFGPIKSIDMSWDSVTMKHKGFAFVEYEVPEAAQLALEQMNSVMLGGRNIKVGRPSNIGQAQPIIDQLAEEARAFNRIYVASVHQDLSDDDIKSVFEAFGKIKSCTLARDPTTGKHKGYGFIEYEKAQSSQDAVSSMNLFDLGGQYLRVGKAVTPPMPLLTPATPGGLPPAAAVAAAAATAKITAQEAVAGAAVLGTLATPGLVSPALTLAQPLGALPQAVMAAQAPGVITGVTPARPPIPVTIPSVGVVNPILASPPTLGLLEPKKEKEEEELFPESERPEMLSEQEHMSISGSSARHMVMQKLLRKQESTVMVLRNMVDPKDIDDDLEGEVTEECGKFGAVNRVIIYQEKQGEEEDAEIIVKIFVEFSMASETHKAIQALNGRWFAGRKVVAEVYDQERFDNSDLSA; encoded by the exons ATGGCGACGGCGACCATAGCTCTC GTCAATGGCCAGCAAGGAGGGGGGTCCGAGCCGGCAGCGGCGGCAGTGGTGGCAGCGGGAGACAAATGGAAACCTCCACAG GGAACAGACTCCATCAAGATGGAGAACGGGCAGAGCACAGCCGCAAAGCTGGGGCTGCCTCCCCTGACGCCTGAGCAGCAAGAGGCCCTCCAGAAG GCCAAGAAGTACGCCATGGAGCAGAGCATCAAGAGTGTGCTGGTGAAGCAGACCATCgcgcaccagcagcagcagctcacCAACCTGCAG ATGGCAGCTCAGCGGCAGCGGGCGCTGGCCATCATGTGCCGGGTCTACGTGGGCTCCATCTACTATGAGCTGGGAGAGGACACCATTCGCCAGGCCTTTGCCCCCTTTGGACCCATCAAGAGCATTGACATGTCCTGGGACTCCGTCACCATGAAGCACAAG GGCTTTGCCTTTGTGGAGTATGAGGTCCCAGAAGCTGCGCAGCTGGCCTTGGAGCAGATGAATTCAGTGATGCTGGGAGGCAGGAACATCAAG GTGGGCAGACCCAGCAACATAGGGCAGGCCCAGCCCATCATAGACCAGCTGGCTGAGGAGGCACGAGCCTTCAACCGCATCTACGTGGCTTCCGTGCACCAGGACCTCTCGGACGATGACATCAAGAGCGTGTTTGAGGCCTTTGGCAAGATCAAATCTTGCACGCTGGCCCGGGACCCCACAACTGGCAAGCACAAGGGCTATGGCTTCATTG AATATGAGAAGGCCCAGTCGTCCCAGGATGCCGTATCTTCCATGAACCTCTTTGACCTGGGTGGCCAGTACTTGCGGGTGGGCAAGGCTGTCACACCCCCCATGCCCCTGCTTACACCTGCCACACCTGGAGGCCTCccacctgctgctgctgtggcTGCAGCTGCAGCTACAGCCAAGATTACGGCTCAG GAAGCAGTAGCTGGAGCAGCGGTGCTGGGTACCCTGGCCACACCTGGACTGGTGTCTCCCGCACTGACTCTAGCCCAGCCCCTGGGGGCTTTACCCCAGGCTGTCATGGCTGCCCAGGCCCCGGGAGTCATCACAG GTGTGACCCCAGCCCGGCCTCCCATTCCGGTCACCATCCCCTCTGTGGGAGTGGTGAACCCCATCCTGGCCAGCCCTCCGACGCTGGGTCTCCTGGAGcccaagaaggagaaggaggaggaagagctgtTTCCCGAGTCGGAGCGGCCAGAGATGCTGAGCGAGCAGGAGCACATGAGCATCTCGGGCAGCAGCGCCCGCCACATGGTGATGCAGAAGCTGCTCCGCAAGCAGGAG tccaCAGTGATGGTTCTGCGCAACATGGTGGACCCCAAAGACATCGATGACGACCTGGAGGGAGAAGTGACTGAGGAGTGTGGCAAGTTTGGTGCTGTCAACCGTGTCATCATCTACCAGGAGAAGCAGGGCGAGGAGGAGGATGCAGAGATCATTGTCAAGATTTTTGTGGAGTTTTCCATGGCCTCTGAGACTCACAAGGCCATCCAGGCCCTCAATGGGCGCTGGTTCGCTGGTCGCAAGGTGGTGGCTGAAGTGTATGACCAGGAGCGTTTTGATAACAGTGACCTTTCCGCGTGA